A section of the Pectinophora gossypiella unplaced genomic scaffold, ilPecGoss1.1 Pgos_39, whole genome shotgun sequence genome encodes:
- the LOC126381175 gene encoding uncharacterized protein LOC126381175, which translates to MNVSLEKSASEPDLQVTPTNFVVSRKKRAREDEPITLTDFATFKDEMIKTMSALFANSDAKINQMLANLKEVQETNKGILESVSFLSEQNKELQDNETKDDLLNMVVNLSSTVGCDLTKRDVTDIYRVRGKKGGPKNTPIVVETSSTFVKAELIKKYKNYKKLGPQSVRTVIRRARNAAAGKMCNLIEKCVEANGVADWYALLTFAYSAFRVPDNTAPGNLTTKVKQHVATIGDLSLNTSIGQSSLKSPSVYRTIETKVFEGDLRGAVRVLMSEDTMATPGPDTLASLQTKHPSPSRPLALPPAPGASTAALTVNVEDVVHALSTFYTGSAAGLDGLRPAHLKELTSKSAGDNGRRLLESLTKMSNFLLGGNLLPEVCPYLYGASLCALSKKDGGVRPIAVGSTLRRLVAKLGCRAVKKDMALYLQPHQLGFGTQLGCEAAIHATRTFAMDPANESCVIVKLDVRNAFNTIERDVLLGEVREQIPSLYPFLFQVYQSPSNLFYDGSLILSQVGAQQGDPLGPLAFSLAIHKVISELESPLNIWYLDDGTVGGNPEVVERDLSKLLPRFAEVGLEVSASKW; encoded by the exons ATGAATGTTTCTCTGGAGAAGTCTGCGTCAGAGCCGGATTTGCAAGTGACTCCGACAAACTTTGTAGTAAGTCGTAAGAAGCGAGCCAGAGAGGATGAACCTATAACTCTGACAGATTTTGCAACATTTAAGGACGAAATGATAAAGACGATGTCGGCCCTGTTTGCTAACTCTGATGCTAAAATTAACCAAATGTTAGCAAACCTAAAGGAAGTCCAAGAGACAAATAAGGGAATCTTAGAGTCTGTCTCCTTCCTCTCAGAGCAAAACAAAGAATTGCAAG ACAATGAAACTAAAGATGACTTACTAAATATGGTTGTCAACTTATCTTCAACTGTGGGATGCGACTTAACCAAGAGGGATGTGACAGACATATATAGAGTTCGTGGCAAGAAAGGTGGCCCAAAGAATACGCCCATTGTGGTTGAAACTTCGTCAACTTTTGTTAAAGCGGAACTGATCAAGAAGTATAAGAACTACAAGAAGCTTGGCCCTCAAAG tGTTAGAACTGTGATTCGCA GAGCTAGAAATGCAGCGGCCGGCAAGATGTGTAATCTCATTGAGAAATGTGTTGAGGCGAATGGGGTTGCCGACTGGTACGCTTTGCTTACATTTGCTTATTCGGCTTTTAGGGTACCAGATAATACTGCTCCAGGAAACCTTACGACCAAAGTCAAGCAACATGTAGCCACAATAGGTGATTTAAGTCTCAACACTAGTATTGGACAGTCGTCACTCAAATCACCGTCAGTGTATAGAACAATTGAGACCAAAGTTTTTGAGGGTGATTTGAGAGGTGCCGTCCGCGTGTTAATGTCCGAGGACACAATGGCAACTCCTGGTCCTGACACCCTCGCATCGTTGCAGACAAAGCACCCATCGCCATCCCGCCCGCTCGCCCTTCCTCCTGCACCGGGGGCATCCACAGCCGCTTTAACTGTTAATGTGGAAGATGTGGTGCATGCTCTCAGTACATTCTATACTGGTTCAGCGGCAGGACTGGATGGTTTACGTCCAGCTCACTTAAAAGAGCTGACGTCAAAGTCTGCGGGTGATAATGGACGGCGGTTGCTGGAGAGCCTTACTAAAATGTCCAATTTCTTGTTAGGCGGAAACCTCCTGCCTGAGGTGTGCCCCTACTTGTACGGTGCATCGCTGTGTGCGTTGTCAAAGAAGGACGGTGGCGTGAGACCCATTGCTGTTGGGAGCACGTTGCGTCGTTTGGTAGCAAAGTTAGGATGCCGTGCGGTGAAAAAGGATATGGCATTGTATCTCCAGCCACATCAGCTCGGTTTTGGCACTCAGTTGGGATGTGAGGCGGCTATTCACGCGACACGCACATTCGCAATGGACCCAGCCAATGAAAGTTGCGTTATTGTTAAGCTGGATGTGCGAAACGCATTCAATACCATAGAAAGAGACGTACTTTTGGGCGAAGTGCGCGAGCAGATTCCTTCCTTatatccttttctttttcaagttTACCAATCTCCTTCTAATCTGTTTTATGATGGATCTCTTATTCTTTCCCAGGTGGGAGCCCAGCAGGGGGACCCACTTGGGCCGCTCGCTTTCAGTCTAGCGATCCACAAAGTTATTTCGGAGTTAGAGTCACCGTTAAATATATGGTACTTGGATGACGGCACCGTAGGAGGAAATCCCGAAGTAGTGGAGCGGGACCTTAGTAAACTCTTGCCGCGGTTTGCGGAGGTGGGGCTGGAAGTGAGCGCGTCCAAAT GGTGA
- the LOC126381185 gene encoding uncharacterized protein LOC126381185, translated as MVCEVHTPIIDIKRFSSYIRLQRACAYALRFIYNSRTKNVADRCRGPLSTDELNKATMVIVKEVQLESFPNEYTCLINKLPVKTSRNLSGLNIFLDQNNVIRVGGRLNNSEFAYDKKHPILLCSKHYFTLLLHRHEHNRLLHAGPLLLFSNIRNTWWPIGGRNIAKKVVHQCITCSRMKAKAIQPIMGNLPSERLLSGYPFLCCGVDYAGPMYMLNRKDPDDYTPLTPAHFLVGRPLTAPACEDTTTRAVHALSRFQRLEQLRQHFWKRWSTEYISELQRRTKWKENKETITPNSLVLIKDDNLPPLRWRLGRIISLSPGKDGVSRVASIRTATGVIQRASSKICPLPVSTSDTADTGLHSPRHRQTSVESNQ; from the exons ATGGTGTGTGAAGTACATACGCCCATCATTGATATAAAGAGATTTTCTTCATATATTAGACTTCAACGCGCTTGCGCGTATGCGTTACGTTTTATATATAATTCACGTACAAAAAATGTAGCCGATCGTTGTCGCGGCCCTTTATCTACCGATGAATTAAACAAAGCTACCATGGTTATTGTTAAAGAAGTGCAGTTAGAATCGTTCCCTAATGAGTACACTTGTTTAATTAATAAACTACCAGTAAAAACATCTCGCAACTTGTCaggtttaaatatatttttagatcAAAATAATGTTATTCGAGTCGGTGGTCGATTAAATAATTCGGAATTTGCTTACGATAAGAAGCATCCCATTTTGCTGTGTAGTAAACATTACTTTACTTTGTTATTGCATCGTCATGAGCATAATAGATTATTGCATGCGGGACCTTTGTTGCTATTTTCCAACATAAGAAATACTTGGTGGCCTATAGGCGGCCGTAATATAGCGAAAAAGGTTGTGCATCAATGTATAACATGTAGTCGAATGAAAGCGAAAGCTATACAACCTATCATGGGTAACTTACCTAGTGAACGTTTACTTTCAGGATATCCCTTCTTGTGTTGCGGCGTTGACTACGCCGGGCCTATGTATATGCTTAATCGTAAAG ATCCTGATGACTACACACCTCTTACTCCAGCCCATTTCCTGGTCGGTCGGCCACTCACTGCTCCAGCCTGTGAAGATACCACTACCCGAGCTGTACATGCATTATCACGGTTCCAGCGACTCGAACAGCTCAGACAACATTTCTGGAAGCGATGGTCTACTGAATATATTTCGGAGCTACAGAGAAGGACtaaatggaaagaaaacaaagagACAATTACACCGAATTCTCTAGTACTAATCAAGGATGATAATCTACCGCCACTGAGGTGGCGCTTGGGAAGGATTATTTCTCTATCACCAGGGAAGGACGGCGTGTCAAGAGTCGCATCCATTCGAACTGCGACAGGCGTCATTCAGCGAGCCTCTTCCAAGATATGCCCTCTTCCGGTGTCTACTTCGGACACCGCAGACACTGGCCTCCATTCTCCACGGCACAGACAGACTTCTGTTGAGAGCAATCAGTAG